Proteins co-encoded in one Lucilia cuprina isolate Lc7/37 chromosome X, ASM2204524v1, whole genome shotgun sequence genomic window:
- the LOC124421340 gene encoding uncharacterized protein LOC124421340: protein MSKQKKLKLNETTDGILADILSKVTNIQEEVKEIKAHIIQNKSESTNQNHLIDKIVNQNLNVGNILAEQTVALKSTITSLWNNPKHLERFPIETDDALQDWENYINDENKSGMIHAVKSIVGKSGLRKNLKLVLSPNLITNYNLHGSHTKKRLYNYSKIMDVFLHATVNPNDLHTFEDDMRKAIKDIKNRHFKNASLKRKNATSTENN from the exons atgtcaaaacaaaagaaattaaaactaaatgaaacAACTGATGGTATACTGGCCGATATATTATCAAAAGTAACTAATATTCAAGAAGAAGTGAAAGAAATTAAAG caCACATCATACAAAACAAAAGTGAATCAACAAATCAAAATCATCTTATTG aTAAAATTGTTAATCAAAATCTAAATGTTGGAAACATTTTGGCGGAACAAACTGTGGCACTCAAATCAACAATAACTTCTCTTTGGAACAATCCAAAACATTTAGAGCGTTTTCCAATAGAAACCGATGATGCATTACAAGATTGGGAAAATTACATAAatgatgaaaataaaagtgGAATG ATTCATGCGGTAAAAAGCATCGTTGGTAAATCtggtttaagaaaaaatttaaaattggttttaagTCCCAATTTAATAACTAATTACAATTTGCACGGTAGCCACACAAAAAAGAGACTTTACAATTATTCTAAGATAATGGATGTTTTTTTAC acgCCACCGTAAACCCTAATGATCTTCATACTTTTGAAGATGATATGAGAAAAGCCATCAAGGATatcaaaaatcgccattttaaaaATGCCagcttgaaaagaaaaaatgccACAAGTACTGAGaacaactaa